A window of Helicobacter anatolicus contains these coding sequences:
- a CDS encoding thiamine diphosphokinase, with protein sequence MKKQALILANGQFPRNPTLIQAIKNATFLVVCDGAIKHLDRLKIIPNTIIGDLDSISKKFQKKYANKIIHIKEQESNDLSKAFFYCIKQNFTHITILGATGKREDHTLANISLLLQYYDYANVEIRSDYGYFKVYETPCKVPSHKGQQISLFCLESHRKITSTNLKYPLKNLALPLWANGTLNEALDSHFSLTSDKKTKIIIYQTLI encoded by the coding sequence ATGAAAAAACAAGCGCTAATTCTTGCAAATGGACAATTCCCTAGAAATCCTACACTTATACAAGCAATCAAAAATGCAACATTTTTAGTGGTTTGTGATGGTGCAATCAAACATTTAGATCGACTAAAAATTATTCCAAATACCATAATTGGAGATCTTGATAGTATCTCAAAAAAATTTCAAAAAAAATATGCGAACAAAATTATTCACATAAAAGAACAAGAAAGTAATGATTTAAGCAAAGCATTTTTTTATTGTATTAAGCAAAATTTTACACACATTACCATTCTTGGCGCTACAGGTAAAAGAGAAGATCATACATTAGCAAATATATCCTTATTGCTCCAATACTATGACTACGCAAATGTAGAAATTAGAAGTGATTATGGATATTTTAAAGTTTATGAAACTCCTTGTAAAGTTCCAAGCCACAAGGGGCAACAAATTTCCTTATTTTGCTTAGAATCTCACAGAAAAATTACCTCTACAAATCTCAAATATCCCCTAAAAAATCTAGCTCTACCCTTATGGGCAAATGGCACGCTTAATGAAGCATTAGATTCTCATTTTAGTCTAACAAGTGACAAAAAAACAAAAATTATCATATATCAAACCCTTATTTAG
- the pnuC gene encoding nicotinamide riboside transporter PnuC: MLIYKIKNFLSCQFTGLHFSFWIIFICACFLVTIPTFYTQDFWINFFIAILGLSYAFFAGAKKTICHIFGIFYAILSIILSFEIKLYAEMLLNIFYLFLNTIGFFLWSKNQNSTQTQITIQNLPHSLTFIYLFVILVLSILHGFILKNFNASFAFLNSLTLFLQIFALFLQVKRYIQNYLFITLANILTLYIWIEFVFVDSKYIFQFLNTLIFLFIGIYYYWQWSRK, translated from the coding sequence ATGCTTATCTACAAAATAAAAAACTTTTTATCCTGTCAATTTACGGGGCTACACTTCTCTTTTTGGATTATTTTTATCTGTGCTTGTTTCCTTGTCACAATCCCAACATTTTACACACAAGATTTTTGGATCAATTTTTTTATTGCAATCCTTGGCCTCTCCTACGCCTTTTTTGCCGGAGCAAAAAAGACAATTTGCCACATTTTTGGTATTTTTTATGCAATCTTAAGTATTATTTTGAGTTTTGAAATTAAACTTTATGCTGAAATGCTTTTAAACATTTTTTATCTTTTTTTAAATACTATCGGTTTTTTTCTATGGTCAAAAAATCAAAATTCCACCCAAACACAAATCACTATCCAAAATCTTCCACACTCTCTCACTTTTATATATCTTTTCGTGATTCTTGTTTTAAGCATTCTTCATGGTTTTATCTTAAAAAATTTCAATGCATCCTTTGCATTTTTAAACTCCCTTACCCTATTTTTGCAAATCTTTGCACTATTTTTGCAAGTCAAGCGTTATATACAAAACTATCTTTTTATCACACTGGCAAATATTCTTACTCTTTATATTTGGATTGAATTTGTCTTTGTTGATTCTAAATATATTTTTCAATTTTTAAATACTTTAATCTTTCTTTTTATTGGAATTTATTATTATTGGCAATGGAGTAGAAAATGA
- a CDS encoding exodeoxyribonuclease III, which produces MQLVSWNVNGLRACMNKGFMDFFRQVDADVFCIQESKMQKEQADFSFDGYHAYWNSAEKKGYSGVVLLSKKKPLNVEYDMGIEHHDKEGRIITAEYEDFILVNVYTPNSKRELERLEYRMEWEDDFRMFLKQLEKKKPVIVCGDLNVAHKEIDLKNPKTNRRNAGFTDEEREKMTILLDSGFIDTFRYFYPNLEGAYSWWSYMGKARTNNTGWRIDYFLCSAMLSNKLVDAKIYPEILGSDHCPVGLKLS; this is translated from the coding sequence ATGCAGTTGGTATCTTGGAATGTGAATGGATTAAGAGCTTGTATGAATAAGGGGTTTATGGATTTTTTTAGACAAGTAGATGCAGATGTTTTTTGTATTCAAGAATCTAAAATGCAAAAAGAACAGGCTGATTTTAGTTTTGATGGCTATCATGCTTATTGGAATAGTGCAGAGAAAAAGGGCTATTCTGGTGTAGTGTTATTAAGTAAAAAAAAACCTTTAAATGTGGAATATGATATGGGAATAGAGCATCATGACAAAGAAGGAAGAATTATTACCGCAGAATATGAAGATTTTATTTTAGTTAATGTTTATACACCAAACTCTAAAAGAGAGTTAGAGAGGTTGGAGTATCGTATGGAATGGGAAGATGATTTCCGCATGTTTTTAAAGCAATTAGAAAAGAAAAAGCCTGTAATTGTATGTGGAGATTTGAATGTGGCACATAAGGAAATTGATCTAAAAAACCCAAAGACAAATCGTAGAAATGCAGGATTTACAGATGAAGAAAGAGAAAAAATGACTATACTTTTAGATAGCGGTTTTATCGATACTTTTAGGTATTTTTATCCAAATTTGGAGGGGGCGTATAGTTGGTGGAGTTATATGGGCAAGGCTAGAACAAATAATACGGGATGGAGGATTGATTATTTTCTTTGTTCCGCTATGCTTAGCAATAAGCTTGTGGATGCAAAAATTTATCCAGAAATCTTGGGAAGTGATCATTGTCCTGTGGGATTGAAACTTTCTTGA
- a CDS encoding chemotaxis response regulator CheY: MKLLVVDDSSTMRRIIKNTLQRLGYEDILEAEHGVEAWQILNGSEKIDVLITDWNMPEMNGLELVKKTRSDARYEDIPIIMVTTEGGKAEVITALKAGVNNYIVKPFTPQVLKEKLEAVLGLND, encoded by the coding sequence TTGAAATTACTTGTCGTAGATGATAGCTCTACAATGAGAAGGATTATTAAAAATACTTTGCAGCGTTTGGGTTATGAAGATATTTTAGAAGCAGAACATGGAGTAGAGGCTTGGCAAATATTAAATGGTTCAGAAAAGATCGATGTGTTAATTACTGATTGGAATATGCCAGAGATGAATGGATTGGAGCTTGTTAAAAAAACTAGATCTGATGCACGTTATGAAGATATTCCTATTATTATGGTAACTACAGAAGGCGGTAAAGCGGAGGTAATCACAGCATTAAAAGCAGGTGTCAATAATTATATTGTAAAACCTTTTACTCCTCAGGTTTTAAAAGAAAAATTAGAAGCGGTTTTAGGCTTGAATGATTGA
- a CDS encoding 50S ribosomal protein L11 methyltransferase gives MIENYFELFVIPNAYLELYTDFILEITNEAIEEVSKYPKNLDFKYFNIDGSVSGDAIIVRCQKEEEVLELLEKLQKYSHLLSERMEQKIGFAYALDKKKNEDWINQYRLGITPIECNGFYIHPSWYPKKEDAVNIMIDPALAFGSGHHATTSMCIDFISKLSLQGKTLLDVGCGSGILSLVAKKNGAIVHMCDTDSLAVKESLKNFTLNHESIDKIWEGSIDKSEGGYDIIVANILADVIKILYNDFNRALKSGSVLILSGILEKYKDSVIDKFKNFELQEAKLQDEWVALKMIKK, from the coding sequence ATGATTGAAAACTATTTTGAACTGTTTGTGATTCCAAATGCTTATTTGGAGTTGTATACAGATTTTATTCTAGAAATTACAAATGAGGCAATAGAAGAGGTCTCTAAATATCCTAAAAATTTAGATTTTAAGTATTTCAATATTGATGGTAGTGTTTCGGGAGATGCTATCATTGTGCGTTGTCAAAAAGAAGAAGAAGTGTTGGAGCTTTTGGAAAAACTTCAAAAATACAGTCATTTATTATCGGAGCGTATGGAGCAAAAAATAGGTTTTGCTTATGCTTTGGACAAAAAGAAAAATGAGGATTGGATAAATCAATATCGCTTAGGAATTACGCCTATAGAGTGTAATGGGTTTTATATTCATCCAAGTTGGTATCCTAAAAAAGAGGATGCTGTAAATATTATGATTGATCCTGCACTTGCCTTTGGATCAGGGCATCATGCAACAACCTCTATGTGTATTGATTTTATTTCAAAGCTTTCGTTACAAGGAAAAACTTTGCTTGATGTTGGATGTGGTAGCGGAATTTTATCTTTGGTGGCTAAAAAAAATGGTGCAATTGTACATATGTGCGATACAGATTCTTTGGCAGTAAAGGAAAGTTTAAAAAACTTTACTTTAAATCATGAAAGTATAGATAAGATTTGGGAGGGAAGTATTGATAAGAGCGAAGGAGGATATGATATTATTGTGGCAAACATTTTGGCAGATGTTATAAAAATATTATATAATGATTTCAATAGAGCCTTAAAAAGTGGCTCAGTTTTAATATTGTCCGGAATTTTAGAAAAATATAAAGATAGTGTAATTGATAAATTTAAAAATTTTGAGCTACAAGAAGCAAAGTTGCAGGATGAGTGGGTGGCTTTAAAGATGATTAAAAAATAA
- the ftsH gene encoding ATP-dependent zinc metalloprotease FtsH, translated as MAQKQDNKKPNQKNPILMFIIFAIIAVLLVRFTSSGEGGFFEKIGGDVTKNIDYYQFKQLIKNNEVTSVKIGQTLVKAVGFHNGQKVYYVAKKVQDTSLVALLDEKNISYSGFSETNFFTDMLGWLLPFLIIIFLWVFITSKMQKNMGGGIFGMGSSKKLINAEKPNVRFKDMAGNEEAKEEVVEIVDFLKYPDRYASIGAKIPKGVLLVGPPGTGKTLLAKAVAGEANVPFFSMSGSSFIEMFVGLGASRVRDLFEIAKKEAPSIIFIDEIDAIGKSRAAGGVVSGNDEREQTLNQLLAEMDGFGSEAPVIVLAATNRPEVLDPALLRPGRFDRQVLVDKPDFNGRIEILKVHINSVKLAKDVDLHEIAKLTAGLAGADLANIINEAALLAGRANQKEVTQKNLKEAVERGIAGLEKKSRRISPKEKQIVAYHESGHAVISEMTKGASRVNKVSIIPRGMAALGYTLNTPEENKYLYQKHELIAEVDVLLGGRAAEDVFLQEISTGASNDLERATDIIKSMVSYYGMTDVSGLMVLEKPRNAFLGGGMGSSREFSEKIAEKMDNHIKETLNERYTAVKQLLTDYKDAIEKMVAELLEKEVIDGERVREIIREYEVEHQLETKLVEREEL; from the coding sequence ATGGCACAGAAACAAGATAACAAAAAACCAAATCAAAAAAATCCTATATTAATGTTTATTATTTTTGCAATTATTGCTGTTTTATTGGTGAGGTTTACAAGCTCTGGGGAAGGTGGATTTTTTGAAAAAATAGGAGGAGATGTTACCAAAAATATTGACTATTACCAATTCAAACAATTAATCAAAAATAATGAAGTTACTTCAGTGAAAATTGGTCAAACACTTGTTAAGGCGGTAGGTTTTCATAATGGACAAAAGGTGTATTATGTAGCTAAAAAAGTTCAAGATACTTCTTTAGTTGCTCTTTTAGATGAAAAAAATATTAGCTATAGTGGTTTTAGTGAAACAAATTTTTTTACAGATATGTTAGGTTGGCTACTTCCATTTTTAATTATTATTTTTCTTTGGGTTTTTATTACTTCAAAAATGCAGAAAAATATGGGTGGTGGTATTTTTGGTATGGGGAGTTCCAAAAAGCTCATTAATGCAGAAAAGCCAAATGTACGCTTTAAAGATATGGCAGGAAATGAAGAAGCAAAAGAGGAAGTTGTAGAAATTGTAGACTTTTTAAAATATCCAGATCGTTATGCTTCTATTGGTGCAAAAATTCCTAAGGGTGTTTTGCTGGTAGGACCTCCAGGGACAGGGAAAACATTACTTGCAAAAGCTGTTGCGGGTGAAGCAAATGTGCCTTTCTTTTCAATGAGTGGAAGTAGTTTTATTGAGATGTTTGTAGGACTTGGAGCAAGTCGTGTGCGAGACCTTTTTGAGATTGCAAAAAAAGAGGCACCTAGTATTATTTTTATCGATGAAATTGATGCGATTGGTAAATCTCGTGCAGCAGGAGGAGTTGTAAGTGGGAATGATGAAAGAGAACAGACACTTAACCAATTGTTGGCAGAAATGGATGGTTTTGGTTCAGAGGCTCCTGTAATTGTTTTGGCGGCTACAAATAGGCCGGAAGTACTTGATCCCGCACTTTTACGACCAGGGAGATTTGATAGGCAAGTGTTGGTAGATAAACCAGATTTTAATGGCAGAATTGAGATTTTGAAAGTGCATATTAACTCTGTTAAACTTGCAAAAGATGTAGATTTGCATGAAATTGCAAAACTTACAGCTGGGTTGGCGGGTGCTGATCTTGCAAATATTATTAATGAAGCTGCATTATTGGCAGGAAGAGCAAATCAAAAAGAAGTTACACAAAAAAATCTTAAAGAGGCGGTAGAAAGAGGAATTGCAGGACTTGAGAAAAAGTCGCGTAGAATTTCTCCAAAGGAAAAACAAATTGTTGCATATCATGAAAGTGGACATGCAGTAATTTCTGAAATGACTAAAGGTGCTAGTCGTGTAAATAAGGTTTCCATTATTCCACGTGGTATGGCAGCCCTTGGGTATACATTAAACACTCCTGAGGAAAATAAATATCTTTATCAAAAACATGAATTGATTGCTGAAGTAGATGTTTTGCTTGGTGGGCGTGCAGCAGAAGATGTATTTTTACAAGAAATATCTACTGGTGCAAGTAATGATTTGGAGAGAGCGACAGATATTATAAAGTCCATGGTGAGTTATTATGGAATGACAGATGTCAGTGGCTTAATGGTTTTAGAAAAACCTAGAAATGCTTTCCTTGGTGGCGGTATGGGTTCATCTAGAGAATTTAGCGAAAAGATTGCAGAGAAAATGGATAATCATATTAAAGAAACGCTTAATGAAAGATATACTGCAGTCAAACAACTTTTGACAGACTATAAGGATGCAATTGAGAAAATGGTTGCAGAATTGTTGGAGAAAGAAGTGATTGATGGTGAGCGTGTAAGAGAAATTATTAGAGAGTATGAGGTGGAACATCAGTTAGAGACTAAATTAGTAGAGCGAGAAGAATTGTAA
- a CDS encoding phosphatidylserine decarboxylase: protein MTRTQFLAKEGVKGIAIGILILIFAFIFELEIVVFFSLFFLIVWACIFRNPERYPAERSENVVLAPCDGKIIDIQYQGGYITIVVRIDWVNVGLIRAPYTTQNIEIKTSHGLKTTFLSSSIIEAMNTKIYFSSDKFDLIVVPEFFKSSFYTLTDVYMADRIGFCKLGTLQVTFKDSFLDARINVGDEIKGGETILGYVK, encoded by the coding sequence ATGACAAGAACACAATTTTTGGCAAAAGAGGGGGTTAAGGGTATTGCTATAGGTATTTTGATCCTTATTTTTGCATTTATTTTTGAATTAGAAATTGTTGTTTTTTTTTCATTATTTTTTTTGATTGTATGGGCTTGTATTTTTAGAAATCCAGAAAGATATCCTGCCGAAAGGTCAGAAAATGTAGTTTTGGCACCTTGTGATGGGAAGATTATAGATATCCAATATCAAGGAGGATATATCACTATAGTAGTGCGGATTGATTGGGTGAATGTGGGACTAATTCGTGCACCTTATACAACGCAAAATATAGAGATTAAAACTTCCCATGGTTTAAAAACAACATTTTTATCATCAAGTATTATAGAAGCTATGAATACAAAAATATATTTTAGTAGTGATAAGTTTGATTTAATAGTTGTTCCTGAGTTTTTTAAATCGAGTTTTTATACCCTTACAGATGTTTATATGGCTGATAGAATTGGATTTTGTAAATTAGGCACACTTCAAGTGACTTTTAAGGATAGTTTTTTAGATGCGAGAATTAATGTAGGAGATGAAATTAAAGGTGGGGAAACTATTTTAGGATATGTAAAATGA
- the pssA gene encoding CDP-diacylglycerol--serine O-phosphatidyltransferase, producing MNMNPLYILPNLFTAGSIFLGIVSIVFASRGVFELSCWLILFSMILDGLDGRVARLTNTTSKFGVEFDSLADVVAFGVAPAMLLYFYSGIAYGKYGIVVSALFVIFGAIRLARFNISTTNAEPSSFIGLPIPSAAIMISLWILLDLQYNILEKWNMQYLLLFLMLLLGILMVSNIRYPSFKKTKWNLKIFVILILILGAIYLRPKEVIGALMTLYIFYGIIRWLFVVIIKILFKK from the coding sequence ATGAATATGAATCCTCTTTATATTTTGCCTAATCTTTTTACGGCAGGAAGTATTTTTTTGGGTATTGTAAGTATTGTGTTTGCTTCAAGAGGTGTTTTTGAGCTATCTTGTTGGTTGATACTTTTTTCAATGATACTAGATGGTCTAGATGGACGTGTTGCAAGATTGACAAATACTACCAGTAAATTTGGAGTTGAATTTGATTCTTTGGCTGATGTGGTGGCTTTTGGAGTAGCTCCTGCTATGCTCCTGTATTTTTATTCCGGGATTGCATATGGTAAATACGGTATTGTAGTAAGTGCTTTATTTGTGATTTTTGGTGCGATTAGATTGGCAAGATTTAATATTAGTACAACTAATGCAGAACCTAGTTCTTTTATTGGATTGCCAATTCCTAGTGCTGCTATTATGATTAGTTTATGGATTTTGCTTGATTTGCAATACAATATTTTAGAAAAATGGAATATGCAATACCTGCTTTTGTTTTTAATGCTTCTTTTGGGAATTTTGATGGTAAGTAATATTCGTTATCCAAGTTTTAAAAAAACCAAATGGAATTTAAAAATTTTTGTTATTTTGATTTTGATTTTGGGGGCGATTTATCTTAGACCTAAAGAAGTGATTGGCGCCTTAATGACACTTTATATTTTTTATGGGATTATCCGTTGGCTGTTTGTTGTTATCATAAAAATCTTATTTAAAAAATAA
- a CDS encoding heavy metal translocating P-type ATPase, giving the protein MKEVFFSIKGMTCSACSSGIERSLKRKKGIKIIEVNLVSENARVEYDENLISLDSIFAQILKMGYTPNAQKEKKISSIEKWDDVFLTPKRRVILSLFLSIVILYLSMFGMFSEALSAENLLGVKLSSSLQLVITLLVMHLGRKFYIRGFGALVYSSPNMDSLVALGSGAAFLYSLFIYIKLMFDGVASALYFESVCVIISLILLGKYLEQYAKTKSLEQLNLVLNFYQKTTLRQDSQGVFQEVLLKDVYKGDILKILPGGTIPVDGIIQDGGGNIDESMISGESLPVYKTVGDSVLAGTIILDQGCIVKVEKDSQHSTIAEVLKLVRKAQDTKAPIARFADVISGYFVPFVIVVAICTMVFWWVYKQDFSFALKMFINILVVSCPCALGLATPMAILIASTQGIKNSLLFKDSKILENAHKVDMIIFDKTGTLTEGKLEVCKVEIFDPQMEVVKLLEIARSLEERSEHPIAKAIIQYADNLQVKAKEASEIKNTAGMGIEGVIDGICYKMGNKEFFKEKIDISGYTSVVIGSVENGKEKILGILFLEDKIKANAKKVIDILKSMKFKIMILSGDDEKVVQNVAQKLGIDMYFGNLKPHEKYNKIEDLKASGMKVMMIGDGLNDAPALALADVSLAMGGGNDLSKERADIVVLNNNIYGVVNAIRLSAKTFLNIKQNLFWAFFYNIIAISIACGLLYHWNIMFDPMIAAFAMCMSSLSVIFNAQRLRAFKFIK; this is encoded by the coding sequence ATGAAAGAAGTGTTTTTTTCAATTAAGGGAATGACTTGTTCTGCGTGCTCTAGTGGAATTGAGCGTTCTTTAAAGAGAAAAAAAGGGATTAAGATTATTGAGGTTAATTTAGTTAGTGAAAATGCCCGTGTTGAATATGATGAAAATCTTATTAGTTTAGATAGTATTTTTGCACAGATTTTAAAAATGGGATACACTCCTAATGCACAAAAAGAAAAAAAAATAAGTTCTATTGAAAAATGGGATGATGTATTTTTAACTCCTAAAAGACGCGTGATTTTAAGTTTATTTCTTAGTATAGTAATTTTATATCTTTCGATGTTTGGGATGTTTAGTGAGGCTTTGAGTGCTGAAAATTTATTAGGAGTTAAACTTTCATCTTCTTTGCAACTTGTGATTACTTTGCTGGTAATGCATTTGGGGAGAAAATTTTATATCCGTGGGTTTGGCGCATTGGTGTATTCCAGTCCAAATATGGATAGTTTGGTAGCATTAGGAAGTGGTGCAGCATTTTTATATAGCTTATTTATTTATATTAAATTAATGTTTGATGGTGTGGCTTCTGCATTATATTTTGAAAGTGTATGTGTGATTATTAGTCTCATTTTATTGGGTAAATATCTTGAGCAATATGCTAAAACAAAATCTTTAGAACAATTGAATTTAGTGTTAAATTTTTATCAAAAAACTACTTTGCGACAAGATTCTCAAGGAGTATTTCAAGAGGTTTTGTTAAAAGATGTTTATAAGGGTGATATATTAAAAATTTTGCCTGGTGGAACTATTCCTGTAGATGGAATTATTCAAGATGGTGGGGGAAATATCGATGAATCTATGATTAGCGGAGAGAGTTTGCCGGTGTATAAGACTGTTGGGGATAGTGTTTTGGCAGGAACGATAATCTTAGATCAAGGTTGTATTGTAAAAGTAGAAAAAGATTCTCAACATAGCACAATTGCAGAAGTTTTAAAACTTGTGCGAAAAGCACAAGATACTAAGGCTCCTATTGCACGATTTGCAGATGTGATATCTGGTTATTTTGTACCTTTTGTAATTGTTGTGGCAATTTGTACCATGGTATTTTGGTGGGTATATAAACAGGATTTTAGTTTTGCATTAAAGATGTTTATAAATATTTTGGTGGTTTCTTGTCCTTGTGCATTAGGACTTGCTACCCCAATGGCAATTTTGATTGCAAGTACACAGGGGATTAAAAATTCTTTGCTCTTTAAAGATTCTAAGATTTTGGAAAATGCACATAAAGTAGACATGATAATTTTTGATAAGACAGGAACATTAACAGAAGGAAAATTAGAAGTTTGCAAGGTAGAAATTTTTGATCCTCAAATGGAGGTTGTAAAACTTTTGGAGATTGCAAGGAGTTTGGAAGAAAGAAGTGAGCATCCTATCGCAAAAGCTATTATACAATATGCAGATAATTTGCAGGTTAAAGCAAAAGAGGCTTCTGAAATTAAAAATACTGCAGGCATGGGGATAGAGGGGGTAATTGATGGAATTTGTTATAAAATGGGGAATAAAGAATTTTTCAAAGAAAAAATAGATATATCAGGATATACAAGTGTTGTTATTGGTAGTGTAGAAAATGGTAAAGAAAAAATTTTAGGCATCTTGTTTTTAGAGGATAAGATTAAGGCGAATGCAAAAAAAGTAATTGATATTTTGAAATCTATGAAATTTAAAATTATGATTTTAAGTGGCGATGATGAAAAGGTTGTTCAAAATGTGGCACAAAAATTAGGGATTGATATGTATTTTGGGAATCTTAAACCTCATGAAAAATATAATAAAATTGAGGATTTAAAAGCAAGTGGTATGAAGGTAATGATGATAGGAGATGGATTAAATGATGCACCAGCTTTAGCTTTGGCTGATGTTTCTTTGGCAATGGGTGGAGGTAATGATCTTTCTAAGGAAAGAGCAGATATTGTGGTATTAAATAACAATATTTATGGTGTTGTTAATGCAATTAGATTATCTGCAAAAACTTTTTTAAATATCAAGCAAAATTTATTCTGGGCATTTTTTTATAATATAATAGCCATTAGCATTGCGTGTGGATTGCTTTATCACTGGAATATTATGTTTGATCCAATGATAGCAGCTTTTGCGATGTGTATGAGTAGTCTCAGTGTTATTTTTAATGCACAGAGATTGAGAGCATTTAAATTTATTAAATAA
- a CDS encoding heavy-metal-associated domain-containing protein, with protein sequence MEKVFHVVGMKCNHCIDKIEKFVGEIDGVELVDVDLKNAQVKVVFEPSSLENNIKEAILDSGFDIKE encoded by the coding sequence ATGGAAAAAGTTTTTCATGTAGTAGGAATGAAATGTAATCATTGTATTGATAAGATTGAAAAGTTTGTTGGTGAAATTGATGGTGTAGAGCTTGTTGACGTGGATTTAAAAAATGCTCAAGTTAAAGTAGTTTTTGAACCATCTAGCTTAGAAAATAATATTAAAGAAGCTATTTTAGATAGTGGATTTGATATCAAAGAATGA
- a CDS encoding ABC transporter ATP-binding protein, with amino-acid sequence MKKFYFRFWPYIREYKLFFTIAILATSLTGACTAWGAYLIKPALDEIFIKKDSHMLIILPLFVILAYSGKGIGILVQTYFMNYIGLDIVRRVRNRMLEKMLEMEINFFNSMRNGELIARITNDIGLIRASVSNYFAQAAQEIFTVVGLIGVVIYQSPKLAFIGLIIMPLASYPLSRIIKKIKKIAKENQEKNSDITAKLSEIFNNIEIIKANNGEKIEAKNFALQNEIFFKLGLKSAFWGQLNTPIMEFLGALAIGLIIYLGGREVISGNLSAGEFFSFITALFMMYTPIKRLVNMVSSYQEASVASDRIFEILERTPLIKDGAKQLEELIEVLDIKQVGLKYGKHKALENVSMQLKINDIVAFVGKSGGGKSSLVNLLLRLYDCTSGEICINQQNIKDFTQYSIREQMAIVTQRIFIFHDSVLANVAYGSEIDEQRVQEALKKADALDFVEKLPQGIHTILDEFGSNLSGGQRQRIAIARAIYKNPRVLILDEATSALDSKTEESIKETISKIAKDKIVILIAHRPSTIELANKVFYFEDGKVIKK; translated from the coding sequence ATGAAAAAATTTTATTTTCGTTTTTGGCCCTATATCAGAGAATATAAATTATTTTTTACAATTGCAATTCTTGCTACTTCTTTGACGGGAGCTTGTACTGCTTGGGGAGCATATCTTATCAAACCAGCCTTAGATGAAATTTTTATTAAAAAAGATTCCCATATGCTTATCATACTTCCTTTATTTGTGATACTTGCGTATTCAGGAAAGGGAATAGGGATATTGGTACAGACTTATTTTATGAATTACATTGGCCTAGATATTGTGCGAAGAGTACGCAATAGAATGTTAGAAAAAATGTTAGAAATGGAAATTAATTTTTTTAATAGCATGCGTAATGGGGAGTTGATTGCGCGTATTACAAATGATATTGGTTTAATTAGAGCAAGTGTTTCAAATTATTTTGCTCAGGCTGCACAAGAGATTTTTACGGTGGTAGGATTGATTGGTGTTGTAATCTATCAAAGTCCCAAATTAGCATTTATTGGACTTATTATTATGCCACTTGCAAGTTATCCACTTAGTCGTATTATTAAAAAAATTAAAAAAATTGCTAAAGAAAATCAGGAAAAAAACTCAGATATTACCGCGAAGTTATCAGAAATTTTTAACAATATAGAGATTATTAAGGCAAACAATGGCGAAAAAATAGAAGCTAAAAATTTTGCTTTACAAAATGAGATTTTTTTTAAATTAGGATTGAAAAGTGCATTTTGGGGGCAATTAAATACACCTATTATGGAATTTTTAGGTGCACTTGCAATTGGACTTATTATTTATTTGGGAGGCAGGGAGGTTATATCTGGCAATCTTAGTGCAGGGGAATTTTTTTCTTTTATTACTGCACTTTTTATGATGTATACACCGATAAAAAGACTGGTAAATATGGTGAGTTCTTATCAAGAAGCAAGTGTAGCTAGTGATAGAATTTTTGAAATTTTAGAAAGAACTCCTTTGATTAAGGATGGAGCAAAGCAGCTTGAAGAATTGATTGAAGTACTTGATATTAAACAAGTTGGATTAAAGTATGGCAAGCACAAGGCATTGGAAAATGTATCAATGCAACTAAAAATTAATGATATTGTAGCATTTGTGGGAAAAAGTGGAGGTGGTAAAAGTAGTCTTGTTAATCTTTTGTTAAGATTATATGATTGTACTAGTGGGGAGATTTGTATTAACCAGCAAAATATAAAAGATTTTACGCAGTATAGTATTCGTGAGCAGATGGCTATTGTGACACAAAGAATTTTTATTTTCCATGATAGTGTTTTGGCAAATGTTGCTTATGGTAGTGAGATTGATGAGCAAAGAGTGCAAGAAGCGTTAAAAAAAGCTGATGCATTAGATTTTGTAGAGAAGTTGCCACAAGGAATACATACGATTTTAGATGAATTTGGGTCAAATTTGAGTGGTGGTCAGCGTCAAAGAATTGCTATTGCTAGAGCGATTTATAAAAACCCTAGAGTATTGATTTTAGATGAAGCTACTTCTGCTTTAGATAGTAAAACTGAAGAATCTATTAAAGAAACAATTTCAAAAATCGCAAAAGATAAAATTGTAATTTTGATTGCACATAGACCAAGCACGATTGAATTAGCAAATAAAGTTTTTTATTTTGAAGATGGAAAAGTAATAAAAAAATAA